A window from Notolabrus celidotus isolate fNotCel1 unplaced genomic scaffold, fNotCel1.pri scaffold_370_arrow_ctg1, whole genome shotgun sequence encodes these proteins:
- the LOC117809712 gene encoding interleukin enhancer-binding factor 3 homolog, with product MRHRSMRVFMNDDRHVMAKHSIIYPTQEELESVQNMVSHTERALKAVSDWLDKQEKGTSKSDSDSADTDKESDPKDQATRSLRGVMRVGLVAKGLLLKGDLDLELVLLCKDKPTISLLKKVAENLVTQLKVRTVIMGLCPCGFVFRLSPNREGLDRTRS from the exons GTCATGGCCAAACACTCCATTATCTACCCgacccaggaggagctggagagcgTGCAGAACATGGTGTCTCACACAGAGCGAGCCCTCAAGGCCGTGTCTGACTGGCTGGATAAGCAGGAGAAGGGAACTTCCAAGTCTGACTCTGACAGTGCCGACACTGATAAGgagag TGACCCCAAAGATCAGGCCACGCGCTCCCTGCGAGGCGTGATGAGGGTCGGCCTGGTGGCGAAGGGGCTGCTGCTGAAGGGGGACCTGGACTTGGAGCTGGTGCTCCTCTGTAAGGACAAACCCACCATCAGTCTGCTGAAGAAGGTGGCTGAAAACCTGGTTACACAGCTCAAGGTGAGAACAGTCATTATGGGCCTGTGTCCTTGTGGTTTTGTtttcagactctctccaaacagagaaggtctagaccgtactcggTCCTAA